Part of the Caballeronia sp. SL2Y3 genome is shown below.
CCGCAGCCGCGAGCTGTTGCAGGCGGCGTATGCGGAGCTTAATGAGCGCGTGGCGGAGCGCACGGCGGACTTGTCTCAGGCCAATGCGCAACTCACGAAGGAAGTGAACGAGCGCACGCGCGCCGAGCAGGACCTCCGCTCCGCGCACGACGAACTCATTCAGGCGAGCAAACTGGCCGCGCTCGGGCAGATGGCGGCGGGCATCACGCACGAGCTGAATCAGCCGCTTGCCGCGTTGCGCAGTTTCTCGGACAACACGCGCGTGTTGATCGAACGCGGCGATCAGGCGGCGGCACGCGAGAATCTCGAAGCCATTGCGGCGCTCACCGAGCGCATGGGCAAGATCACGAATCAGCTGAAGCTCTTCGTCGCCAAGGCGCGGCCGAAGAACGCGCGCACGGACGTCGCGCGGGCGCTGCGCAACGTGCTGGGCATGCTCGGGCCGCGTCTCAAGGACGTCGTGCTCGACATTGCGCCGCAACTGGAAGGCGACGGCCCGCCGATCATGGTGCGCTGCGAGGACTTGCGACTGGAGCAGGTGTTCATCAACCTGATCGGCAATGCGCTGGATGCCGTCGCCTCCTGCGACGCCCCGCGCATCGTGATCGAACTGGACGCGCGGGCGGATGCGGTCGAGATCGTCGTGCGCGACAACGGGCCGGGCATTCCCGCCGACGCCTTGCCGCACCTCTTCGAGCCGTTCTTCACGACGAAGGAGACGGGGCACGGGCTGGGACTCGGGCTCGCGATTTCCTCGGCGATTGCGCGAGACTACGGCGGCACGCTCGTCGCGCGCAATCGCGTGGCGCCCATCGTCGCTGACGGCCCGGAAGGCGGCACGCAAGCCGACGCCGATCACTCGCACGGCGCAGAATTCGTGTTGACGCTGCGGCGCGCGTAGCCATTTGAATCGAGGCAAGACATGACCACCGGTTTGCAGGTGATCTTTATCGAAGACGACGAACTCGTGCGCCGCGCGAGCGTGCAGAGCCTGCAACTCGCGGGTTTAGAGGTGGCGGGCCACGGCAGCGTCGAGTCCGCCGCGCGCGCCATCGACGCGAATTTTCCCGGCGTGATCGTGAGCGACATCCGTCTGCCGGGCGCGAGCGGCCTCGATCTGCTCGCGCAATGCCGCGAACGCGCGCCGGACGTACCCGTGATTCTCGTCACCGGACACGGCGATATTTCGATGGCCGTGCAAGCGATGCGCGACGGCGCGTACGACTTCATCGAAAAGCCGTTCGCCTCGGAGCGTCTCGTGGAAGCGGTGCGGCGCGCGCTCGAACGGCGCACGCTGGTGCTGGAAAATCAGGCGCTGCGGCGCGAGTTGGCCGATCAGAGCGGCGTCGCGCCGCGCATTATCGGGCGCAGTCCGGCCATCGAACAGGTGAGGCGGCTGATCGCGAACGTCGCGCCGACGGACGCCTCCGTGCTTATCAACGGCGACACGGGCGCGGGCAAGGAACTGATCGCGCGGAGTCTGCACGAGATGTCGCCGCGCCGCGACAAGCCGTTTATCGCGGTGAACTGCGGCGCGCTGCCCGAGCAGATGTTCGAATCCGAAATGTTCGGCTTCGAAGCCGGCGCGTTCACGGGCGCGCAGAAGCGGCGCATCGGCAAGCTGGAGCACGCATCGGGCGGCACGCTCTTTCTCGACGAAATCGAAAGCATGCCGCTCTCGCTGCAAGTGAAGCTGCTGCGCGTGTTGCAGGACGGCGTGCTGGAGCGGCTCGGGTCGAACCAGCCGGTGCAGGCGAACCTGCGCGTGGTAGCGGCGGCCAAGGGCGACATGAACGAGCATGTCGCGGACGG
Proteins encoded:
- a CDS encoding sigma-54 dependent transcriptional regulator; protein product: MTTGLQVIFIEDDELVRRASVQSLQLAGLEVAGHGSVESAARAIDANFPGVIVSDIRLPGASGLDLLAQCRERAPDVPVILVTGHGDISMAVQAMRDGAYDFIEKPFASERLVEAVRRALERRTLVLENQALRRELADQSGVAPRIIGRSPAIEQVRRLIANVAPTDASVLINGDTGAGKELIARSLHEMSPRRDKPFIAVNCGALPEQMFESEMFGFEAGAFTGAQKRRIGKLEHASGGTLFLDEIESMPLSLQVKLLRVLQDGVLERLGSNQPVQANLRVVAAAKGDMNEHVADGTFRRDLLYRLNVVTITLPPLNERREDIVPLFEHFLLDAAVRYGRPAPLITDRQRAELMQRDWPGNVRELRNAADRMVLGVMDDVSASLDTATQSLKERAEQFERAVIAETLEQCGGAVAVAADRLQVGKATLYEKIKRYGLAAKGDSDR